The Synechococcus sp. M16.1 genome includes the window ACTCCACACGATGCAGCGCACCCTTGGCATCACGCACCTCAAGGCAAAGCTCCTCCTCCACACAGAGGTAGCGGTAATCGATCAGATCACGCGGGCGAATGCCATTGATGCTGAGCAACTGATCGCCCGGCTCAAAACCCAGCTCCTCCCCGATCGAGCCGGCCTCCACCGAGGCCACCACCGCGGGCTGCGGCTGACGACCACTGCTATTTGGATCCAGGGCTGCAACAGCAACCCCTGCGGATGGCTCATTCCACACAAGCCGGCTTCATCTGAACTCAGTGTGCGCCGTGAACGCCCCACCAGACCAGCAACAGCAGCCCGAACAGCATCCGGTAAGCGACGAAAACCCAGGTGCTGTTGCGCTGCAGGAACTTCAGCAACCAATCGATCGCCAGCCACGACACCACTGCAGCCGAACCAATTCCGACCAGCAACGGCAGGGGACCGTTGCCAGGGCTGGAGGCCAAAGCATCCTTGAGCTCCACCAAACCTGCGATGGTGATGGCGGGAATGCCCAATAGAAAGGAAAACCGGGCTGCATCAGCACGCTGCCAACCGTCGAACAAGGCCGCCGTGAGGGTGCTGCCGGAACGCGAGACCCCCGGGATCAATGCGAGGGCCTGGGCCAGCCCCACCAGCAGGCCATCGCGGCCTGAAACCTCTGAAAGCTGCTTGCGCCGTGCGCCGACGCGTTCAGCCAAGGCCAGCAGCAACGCCATCACGATCGAGACGATGGCAATCGAGGGAACACTGCGCAGGGGTGACTGTTCGTAGCCCTGGGCCCAGGCGAATTTGATCCCCAATCCGATCAGCAAGATCGGCAGGGTGCCCACCACCATGGCGAACCCGAGGCGCGCCTCGGGTTCGCGCCACTGGCCATTGCGAAAGGCGCGGCTGATGCCCCGCAACACCTGGCTGAGATCGGTGCGGAAATAGGCGATGACGGCAACGATGCTGCCCAGCTGAATGGCGGCGGTCACGGAGACACCCGGATCGCCCCAACCCAGGAGCTCAGGCACCACTTTCAAATGAGCGGTGCTGCTGATCGGCAGAAATTCAGTGAGTCCTTGAACCACCCCCAACACCAGATCACGCCAGCAGGCCTCAAGCAGGGTGAGGGATGCAGAGGGGTCCGCCATCAACGTGGGAGTGTCGCTCTGACGGTATCCCCGGTAGGCAAAGCGGGCATGTCAGCCGCGTCACTTGATGATGTCTTCTAAGGTTCCGTGACTTTCTTCACAAAGGACATTTGATCGGCGGCACCTGGCAAACATCAGCCCCCGCTCGGTCGTGGTCCTTTCCCGTGGCCCGCATCGCCGCAGCCATGGTGGTGCTGCCGGTGTTCCTGCAAGCCCCCTGGGTAAGGCTTGATCCGTTCTCAGCCACCTTGTTCACCGGAGTTCTGGTTGCAGCTGGACTGGTGATGCACCAGAGCCGCTCCCAGACAACATCCGACCTGGGTTCCCTGCTGGTGGGTTTCAGCGGTAGCTGGCTGGCAGGTTGCATTTTCTGGGGTTGGCTGCGGGCCCATCCCGTTCTGCACCTGCCGGTGGAAGCCTTCGCCGTGCCCGTGGCCTTGGGCGGCCTGCAGGGGCGCTGGCGCCTGGCGGCAACGTTTTATTTGTCATCCCTTGTGGGCACAGCTTGCACCGACCTGGCCATGGCGGCCACCGGCGTGATGCAGTTCTGGCCCGCAGTGGTGACAGCCTCCCTCGATCAAGCGCCGCTACTGCTGCATCAAGCGGGGACACATCTGCTTCAGCCCCTGCCCCTGGTCACTCTGGTGGTCTCAGCAGTTCTCGTTCTGTTGGCTGGACGTCGCCTGAGCAGGAACAGCGGCGGTTTCACCGGTGATGTGGGATCCATGGCTGCTGCCGTCTTGATCACCACCCTTTGGGTGGATGGCTTGTTCTTGCTCTCAGCCTTGCTTCAGCCCGGGCTCAGTGGCCTGATCGAGTGAAACGAACTGCAAAAGCTGCCACGATTCAAAGGCTTGAACAGCGCAACGACTTGTAGTCTTCCGGAGCCGGCACTGCCGGTCGACCCGTTCCGAC containing:
- a CDS encoding undecaprenyl-diphosphate phosphatase gives rise to the protein MADPSASLTLLEACWRDLVLGVVQGLTEFLPISSTAHLKVVPELLGWGDPGVSVTAAIQLGSIVAVIAYFRTDLSQVLRGISRAFRNGQWREPEARLGFAMVVGTLPILLIGLGIKFAWAQGYEQSPLRSVPSIAIVSIVMALLLALAERVGARRKQLSEVSGRDGLLVGLAQALALIPGVSRSGSTLTAALFDGWQRADAARFSFLLGIPAITIAGLVELKDALASSPGNGPLPLLVGIGSAAVVSWLAIDWLLKFLQRNSTWVFVAYRMLFGLLLLVWWGVHGAH
- a CDS encoding DUF3120 domain-containing protein, translated to MIGGTWQTSAPARSWSFPVARIAAAMVVLPVFLQAPWVRLDPFSATLFTGVLVAAGLVMHQSRSQTTSDLGSLLVGFSGSWLAGCIFWGWLRAHPVLHLPVEAFAVPVALGGLQGRWRLAATFYLSSLVGTACTDLAMAATGVMQFWPAVVTASLDQAPLLLHQAGTHLLQPLPLVTLVVSAVLVLLAGRRLSRNSGGFTGDVGSMAAAVLITTLWVDGLFLLSALLQPGLSGLIE